Proteins encoded in a region of the Tumebacillus sp. BK434 genome:
- a CDS encoding MDR family MFS transporter, with product MVARESKMSFVVAGLLLGILMAAMDNTIVATAMGSIVGDLGGLEQFVWVTSAYLVASMAGMPIFGKLSDMYGRKRFFIFGLIVFLAGSILCGLAQTMTQLAVYRAIQGIGGGALMPIAFTIIFDLFPPAQRGKMTGLFGAVFGTSSIFGPLLGAWITEGISWHWVFYVNIPVGILSLILIAVYYKESVEHSKQKIDYFGALTLIGAVICLMFGLELGGNQYAWGSAQILSLFAGFAVLTLLFLLVERKAEEPIISFGMFKRRLFFTSNMVGVFSGAAFIVATIYIPIFVQGVMGGSATNSGLILLPMTVGSVIAASLGGVITGKLPYRTVMVFSGLLFLLGTYLLSTLSPDTTNLLLTLYMVITGFGVGFGFSVLPAAAVHGMDMRQRGQATSTNSFLRTLGMTLGISIFGIIQRNAFTAKLEETFAGMGQAPGGTSNDPRAILSPAARAEIPAPILDKITDALSSSIATTFLWTVLAAALAFAFALAMGNARLLDQKRDS from the coding sequence ATGGTGGCAAGAGAAAGCAAAATGAGCTTTGTCGTTGCAGGCCTGCTGCTCGGCATTTTGATGGCTGCGATGGACAACACGATCGTGGCGACGGCGATGGGCAGCATCGTCGGAGATCTCGGCGGTCTGGAGCAGTTCGTCTGGGTCACGTCCGCCTACCTCGTCGCTTCGATGGCCGGCATGCCGATCTTCGGCAAACTGTCCGACATGTACGGCCGCAAGCGCTTCTTCATCTTCGGCCTGATCGTCTTCCTCGCCGGCTCGATCCTCTGCGGTCTCGCGCAGACGATGACGCAGCTCGCGGTCTACCGCGCGATCCAAGGCATCGGCGGCGGCGCCTTGATGCCGATCGCCTTCACGATCATCTTTGACCTCTTCCCGCCGGCGCAGCGCGGGAAGATGACCGGCCTGTTTGGCGCGGTCTTCGGCACGTCGAGCATCTTCGGCCCGCTGCTCGGCGCCTGGATCACCGAAGGCATCTCCTGGCACTGGGTGTTCTACGTCAACATCCCGGTCGGCATCCTGTCCCTGATCCTGATCGCCGTCTACTACAAAGAGTCGGTCGAACACTCCAAGCAGAAGATCGACTACTTCGGCGCGCTGACGCTGATCGGCGCCGTCATCTGCCTGATGTTCGGGCTCGAGCTCGGCGGCAACCAGTACGCCTGGGGCTCGGCGCAGATCCTGTCCCTGTTCGCCGGCTTTGCCGTGCTGACCCTGCTCTTCCTGCTCGTCGAGCGCAAAGCGGAAGAGCCGATCATCTCCTTTGGCATGTTCAAACGCCGCCTGTTCTTCACCTCGAACATGGTCGGCGTGTTCTCCGGCGCGGCGTTTATCGTCGCCACGATCTACATCCCGATCTTCGTCCAAGGCGTCATGGGCGGCTCGGCGACCAACTCCGGCCTGATCCTGCTGCCGATGACGGTCGGCTCGGTCATCGCCGCATCGCTTGGCGGCGTGATCACCGGCAAGCTGCCCTACCGCACCGTGATGGTCTTCTCAGGGCTTTTGTTCCTGCTCGGCACGTACCTGCTGTCCACGCTGAGCCCGGACACGACCAACCTGCTGCTCACCTTGTACATGGTGATCACCGGTTTCGGGGTCGGATTCGGCTTCTCCGTGCTGCCTGCTGCGGCCGTGCACGGCATGGATATGCGCCAGCGCGGGCAGGCGACGTCGACCAACTCCTTCCTGCGGACGCTCGGCATGACGCTTGGCATCTCGATCTTCGGGATCATCCAGCGCAACGCCTTCACCGCCAAGCTCGAAGAGACGTTCGCCGGCATGGGCCAGGCCCCGGGCGGCACCAGCAACGACCCGCGCGCCATCCTCTCTCCGGCAGCGCGCGCAGAGATCCCCGCACCGATCTTGGATAAAATCACCGACGCGCTCTCCTCGTCGATCGCCACCACCTTCCTCTGGACGGTGCTGGCCGCAGCGCTCGCGTTCGCCTTCGCCCTGGCGATGGGCAATGCGCGCCTGCTCGATCAAAAACGAGACAGCTAA
- a CDS encoding D-alanyl-D-alanine carboxypeptidase family protein, with product MTYRMRTAGLSALLLAALAVSGCDTLTAQTKPPTPPVGQQKPDDKPTETPVPTDPAEHQSQEESPAKEDPSKRPTEPTGSQKPPEQPSKPVAGAPNSLTVLVNKQVGLPDDFQPSNLIDDPNLHFLAGGGGEKRLMRAEVAAALKQLFAAAEQDGQYLSVASAYRSHATQTSLFNYYVQTQGEAEARRYSAVPGHSEHETGLAVDVSGRDGKCAVEDCFADTPEAKWLAKNSHKFGFIIRYPKGKEAVTGYAYEPWHLRYLGVDAATAIYSQNTTMEEYYKVK from the coding sequence TTGACCTATAGAATGCGCACGGCCGGACTGTCCGCACTGCTGCTCGCCGCCCTGGCGGTCAGTGGCTGCGACACGCTGACCGCCCAGACCAAACCGCCCACTCCTCCGGTCGGCCAGCAGAAGCCTGACGACAAGCCGACCGAGACGCCGGTGCCGACCGATCCCGCAGAACATCAATCGCAGGAGGAATCGCCTGCCAAAGAAGATCCGTCCAAGCGGCCGACCGAGCCCACAGGATCGCAAAAACCGCCCGAGCAGCCGAGCAAGCCGGTCGCCGGAGCGCCGAACTCGCTGACCGTGCTGGTCAACAAGCAGGTCGGTCTGCCGGACGACTTCCAGCCCTCGAACCTGATCGACGACCCCAACTTGCATTTTCTGGCCGGGGGCGGCGGGGAGAAGCGGCTGATGCGCGCCGAAGTCGCCGCCGCGCTGAAGCAGCTGTTTGCGGCGGCCGAGCAAGACGGCCAGTACTTGAGCGTGGCGTCGGCGTACCGCTCGCATGCGACGCAGACCTCGCTGTTCAACTACTACGTCCAGACTCAGGGCGAGGCGGAAGCGCGCCGCTACAGCGCCGTGCCCGGCCACAGCGAACATGAGACGGGACTGGCGGTCGACGTGTCGGGCCGCGATGGGAAGTGCGCGGTGGAAGACTGCTTCGCCGACACGCCGGAAGCGAAATGGCTGGCCAAGAACTCGCACAAGTTCGGCTTCATCATCCGCTATCCGAAAGGCAAAGAAGCGGTGACCGGCTATGCCTACGAGCCGTGGCACCTGCGCTATCTGGGCGTCGACGCGGCGACGGCGATCTACTCGCAAAACACGACGATGGAAGAGTACTACAAAGTAAAATAA
- a CDS encoding sensor histidine kinase, with the protein MKLFLRDHAPLCLLYLAQLGVTLLLLGLSGRLDVWLALYDALLTFCLLLLYLAWRYWRLAAFYQRLQSPVSTLDHSIQDLGDAPAAEALDELLRTQYRQYQSELHSYERRIRDHVTFINQWVHGMKTPLSVIHLTIQEEDEPIFHSIREETERLRQGLETVLYTSRLDAFEHDFHVEPVSLQQLARNVINEHKAYFIRSRIFPELQIPSDLLVYSDEKWLGFLLGQLVTNAVRYSADTGGKVTLRAHRLGRIAFLEVADQGVGIPVQDHKRVFDAYFTGENGRRFPESTGMGLYLVKQICDRLGHTVELDSEPGQGTTVRLCFHNLTPM; encoded by the coding sequence ATGAAGCTATTTCTCCGCGACCACGCCCCGCTCTGCCTGCTCTACCTCGCCCAGCTCGGCGTCACCTTGCTCCTGCTCGGTCTGTCCGGGCGCCTCGACGTCTGGCTGGCGCTGTATGATGCGCTGTTGACCTTCTGCCTGCTCCTGCTCTATCTCGCCTGGCGCTACTGGCGACTCGCCGCCTTTTACCAGCGGCTGCAAAGTCCGGTCAGCACGCTCGACCACTCGATTCAAGATCTCGGCGACGCTCCGGCGGCCGAAGCGCTGGACGAGCTGCTCCGCACCCAGTACCGCCAGTACCAGAGCGAACTGCACAGCTACGAGCGGCGGATTCGCGACCATGTGACGTTTATCAACCAGTGGGTGCACGGCATGAAGACGCCGCTCTCGGTGATCCACCTGACGATTCAAGAGGAGGACGAGCCGATCTTTCACAGCATCCGCGAAGAGACGGAGCGCCTGCGCCAAGGCTTGGAGACGGTGCTGTACACCTCGCGCCTCGACGCCTTTGAGCACGACTTCCACGTCGAGCCTGTCTCCTTGCAGCAGCTCGCCCGCAACGTAATCAACGAGCACAAAGCGTACTTCATCCGCAGCCGCATCTTCCCGGAATTGCAGATCCCCTCCGATCTGCTCGTCTACTCCGATGAAAAATGGCTCGGATTTCTGCTCGGCCAGCTCGTCACCAATGCCGTGCGCTATTCGGCCGACACGGGCGGCAAAGTCACGCTCCGCGCACACCGGCTCGGCCGGATCGCCTTTCTGGAAGTGGCCGACCAGGGCGTCGGCATCCCCGTGCAGGATCACAAGCGCGTGTTCGACGCTTACTTCACCGGCGAAAACGGCCGCCGTTTTCCCGAGTCGACCGGCATGGGGCTGTACCTCGTCAAACAGATCTGCGACCGCCTCGGCCACACCGTCGAGCTGGACTCGGAGCCGGGGCAGGGCACGACGGTCCGGCTTTGCTTTCACAACCTTACACCGATGTAA
- the hppD gene encoding 4-hydroxyphenylpyruvate dioxygenase, whose protein sequence is MSSHATLDLQKGQDVLPIECIDYLELYSGNAKQTAFYLCKLFGFDIIAYSGLETGNRERASYVLAQGDIRLVISCAYKSDHQIAQFVHKKGDSVRDIAFRVKDLEATYAKLIERGATSVQAPTEEHDEHGVYKKATVAAFGDTVHTLIEREAYQGIFAPGYVEQFEKGSDTNTGIVAYDHLAVFVEDNDEWVAFYDKVFGFQLMSSFSKDDISTERSSLMTKVSQNNNSRIKLPINSPAEGKGRSQISEFIEYNEGPGIGHIAFLTHDIMASIEHMQNNGLRFLYTPQSYYDLLPERVGEIDEPFDKLNELNVLVDRDDEGYLLQIFCHPVHDRPTLYFELIQRKGSRGFGDGNIRALYEAMEREQAKRGNL, encoded by the coding sequence ATGTCTTCGCATGCAACTCTTGATCTTCAGAAAGGGCAGGACGTGCTGCCGATCGAGTGCATCGACTATCTGGAGCTGTATTCGGGCAACGCGAAGCAGACCGCTTTTTATTTATGCAAGCTGTTCGGCTTTGACATCATCGCCTACAGCGGCCTGGAGACGGGCAACCGCGAGCGCGCCTCCTACGTGCTGGCACAAGGGGACATCCGCCTCGTCATCTCCTGCGCGTACAAGTCGGACCACCAGATCGCCCAGTTCGTGCACAAAAAGGGCGACAGCGTGCGCGACATCGCCTTTCGCGTCAAAGACCTCGAAGCGACCTATGCCAAGCTGATCGAGCGCGGCGCCACCTCCGTCCAAGCCCCGACCGAAGAGCACGACGAGCACGGCGTGTACAAAAAGGCGACCGTCGCGGCGTTTGGCGACACGGTGCACACCTTGATCGAACGGGAAGCATACCAAGGGATCTTTGCACCGGGCTATGTCGAGCAGTTTGAAAAAGGCAGCGACACCAATACCGGCATCGTCGCGTATGACCATCTCGCCGTCTTCGTCGAGGACAACGACGAGTGGGTGGCGTTTTACGACAAGGTGTTTGGCTTCCAGCTGATGAGCTCGTTCAGCAAAGACGACATCTCCACCGAGCGCTCGTCCTTGATGACCAAAGTCTCCCAGAACAACAACTCGCGGATCAAACTGCCGATCAACTCGCCGGCCGAGGGCAAAGGGCGCTCGCAGATCTCCGAGTTCATCGAATACAACGAGGGTCCGGGCATCGGGCATATCGCCTTTTTGACGCATGACATCATGGCCTCGATTGAGCATATGCAAAACAACGGCCTGCGCTTCCTGTACACGCCGCAGTCGTATTATGACCTGCTGCCGGAGCGCGTCGGCGAGATCGACGAGCCGTTCGACAAGCTGAACGAATTGAACGTACTGGTCGACCGCGATGACGAAGGCTACCTCCTGCAGATCTTCTGCCACCCGGTGCACGACCGCCCGACCTTGTACTTCGAGCTGATCCAGCGCAAAGGCTCGCGCGGCTTCGGCGACGGCAACATCCGCGCCCTGTACGAAGCGATGGAGCGCGAACAGGCCAAGCGCGGCAATCTCTAA
- a CDS encoding response regulator transcription factor, whose product MFKILIVEDDKKIAGLLASHLEKYGYQAVQTTDFSAVLAVFEQVQPDLVLLDVNLPKFDGYYWCRQIRLLSRCPILFLSARDGKMDQVMALENGADDYITKPFHYEVVLAKINSQLRRAYGSYASVQKEQTVAADGLQLFPERLKLSFDERSVELAAKEALLLQTLLERRDRVVSRDLLLSQLWDDGVYVDDNTLNVYITRVRKKLKELGIENAIETVRGNGYLLRVNWTAGV is encoded by the coding sequence ATGTTCAAAATCCTCATCGTCGAAGATGACAAAAAAATCGCCGGGCTGCTGGCCTCCCATCTCGAAAAATACGGCTATCAGGCCGTGCAAACGACCGATTTCAGCGCCGTGCTCGCCGTGTTCGAGCAGGTGCAACCCGACCTTGTTTTGCTCGATGTGAACCTGCCCAAGTTCGACGGCTACTACTGGTGCCGCCAGATCCGCCTGCTCTCGCGCTGCCCGATCCTGTTCCTCTCCGCCCGCGACGGCAAGATGGATCAGGTGATGGCGCTGGAGAACGGCGCGGACGACTACATCACCAAGCCCTTTCACTATGAGGTCGTGCTCGCCAAGATCAACTCCCAACTGCGCCGCGCCTACGGCTCGTACGCTTCTGTGCAGAAAGAGCAGACCGTGGCGGCGGACGGGCTGCAGCTCTTCCCGGAGCGGCTCAAACTCAGCTTCGACGAGCGGTCGGTTGAACTGGCCGCCAAAGAAGCGCTGCTCCTGCAGACCCTGCTCGAACGCCGCGACCGCGTCGTCTCCCGCGACCTGCTGCTCAGCCAGCTCTGGGACGACGGGGTCTATGTCGATGACAACACGCTGAACGTCTACATCACCCGCGTCCGCAAAAAACTCAAAGAGCTCGGCATCGAGAACGCGATCGAAACGGTGCGCGGCAACGGCTACCTGCTGCGGGTGAACTGGACGGCAGGGGTATAG
- the helD gene encoding RNA polymerase recycling motor HelD, whose translation MSITEQEWQKEQQRVDRVTTEIRKRTEQLQEQVGLVKADIVEIRKNFWDDVKVNFENAVEAAETVASMRQQSEVLGERERQHRHAQKELKSLLRLKENPYFGRIDFAEPGEGLQEIYLGTASYFDEESEQFLVFDWRAPVSSLYYDYSPGPATYETPGGTVEGTMELKRQFIIRDAVIKSLFDTGVTIGDELLQQVLGRHSDAQMKSIVATIQKEQNRIIRNERNRLLVVQGAAGSGKTSAALQRVAYLLYRYREWLSADQIVLFSPNDMFNSYIATVLPELGEENMQQTTFQEYLERRLGRQFELEDPFLQMEYVLTAMEEPGYAARVEGIQYKASVGFMRLLERYAKQLGDSGMVFKNLKFRGEQVISAEQIAAKYAEYDTAMSIPNRMRLLTEWLLLELETAAEAEIEKDWVQEEIDLLDNEEYLKAYQHLRRQKRFRENTFDDFDRERKVLGEMVVRKKFKPLRTGVKRLKHLDVTAMYRQLFADPELAGRLGAELPPEFAEFARQTVEKMREGELYYEDATPYLYLKELLEGVEMNTQVRHVFVDEAQDYSPFQFAFLKRLFPHARMTVLGDLNQAIYAHAQKADGFGPLADLYPEEERELIVLRQSYRSTRQIVDFTRKMMPGGEEIQPFNREGEEPTVTRAADADDLTAKVLDRLHELQAEGHRTVAVICKTAEESRAAYERLQGRVEVKLIGKETVHFEPGLVVIPAYLAKGVEFDAVILYDASQERYGRESERRLFYTACTRAMHELHLFYIGEPSLFLA comes from the coding sequence ATGAGCATCACCGAACAAGAGTGGCAAAAGGAACAGCAGCGCGTCGACCGGGTGACGACGGAGATCAGAAAACGCACGGAGCAGCTGCAGGAACAGGTCGGCCTCGTCAAAGCGGACATCGTGGAAATCCGCAAAAACTTCTGGGATGACGTCAAAGTGAATTTTGAAAATGCGGTGGAAGCGGCGGAGACGGTGGCCAGCATGCGGCAGCAGTCGGAAGTGCTCGGGGAGCGCGAACGCCAGCACCGCCATGCGCAAAAGGAGCTGAAGAGCCTGCTCCGGCTGAAGGAGAATCCGTATTTCGGCCGGATCGATTTTGCCGAGCCGGGCGAGGGGTTGCAGGAGATCTACCTGGGCACCGCCTCGTATTTTGATGAGGAGAGCGAGCAGTTTCTCGTCTTTGACTGGCGCGCGCCGGTCTCCTCCCTGTACTACGACTACTCGCCGGGTCCGGCCACATACGAGACGCCGGGCGGCACCGTCGAAGGCACGATGGAATTGAAGCGGCAGTTCATCATCCGCGACGCGGTGATCAAAAGCCTGTTCGACACGGGCGTGACGATCGGCGATGAGCTCCTGCAGCAAGTGCTGGGGCGCCATTCGGACGCGCAGATGAAAAGCATCGTCGCGACGATTCAAAAGGAGCAGAATCGGATCATCCGCAACGAGCGCAACCGCCTGCTGGTCGTGCAGGGCGCGGCGGGCAGCGGCAAGACGTCGGCGGCGCTGCAGCGGGTGGCGTATCTGCTCTACCGCTATCGGGAGTGGCTGAGCGCCGATCAGATCGTGCTCTTTTCGCCGAACGACATGTTCAACAGCTACATCGCCACCGTGTTGCCGGAGCTGGGCGAAGAAAATATGCAGCAGACGACGTTTCAGGAATATCTGGAGCGGCGCTTGGGGCGCCAGTTCGAGCTGGAAGACCCGTTTTTGCAGATGGAGTATGTGCTGACCGCGATGGAGGAGCCGGGCTATGCGGCGCGCGTAGAAGGGATTCAATATAAAGCGTCGGTCGGGTTTATGCGCCTGTTGGAGCGCTATGCCAAGCAGCTTGGCGACAGCGGGATGGTGTTTAAAAACCTCAAGTTCCGCGGTGAGCAAGTGATCTCGGCGGAGCAGATCGCCGCCAAATATGCGGAGTATGACACGGCGATGTCGATCCCCAACCGGATGCGCCTGCTCACCGAGTGGCTGTTGCTGGAGCTGGAGACGGCAGCCGAAGCGGAGATCGAGAAGGACTGGGTGCAGGAGGAGATCGATCTGCTCGACAACGAGGAGTATCTGAAAGCGTACCAGCACCTGCGCCGCCAGAAGCGCTTCCGGGAAAACACGTTCGATGATTTTGACCGCGAGCGCAAGGTGCTCGGCGAGATGGTGGTGCGCAAGAAGTTCAAGCCGCTGCGCACAGGCGTGAAGCGCCTGAAGCACCTCGACGTGACGGCGATGTACCGCCAGCTGTTTGCCGACCCGGAACTGGCCGGCCGGCTCGGGGCGGAGCTGCCGCCGGAGTTTGCCGAGTTCGCCCGCCAGACGGTGGAAAAGATGCGGGAAGGCGAGCTGTATTATGAGGATGCGACGCCGTATCTGTATCTGAAAGAGCTGCTCGAAGGCGTGGAGATGAACACGCAGGTGCGCCATGTGTTTGTCGACGAGGCGCAGGACTATTCGCCGTTCCAGTTCGCTTTTTTGAAGCGCCTGTTCCCGCACGCGCGGATGACGGTGCTCGGCGACTTGAATCAGGCGATCTATGCGCATGCGCAAAAGGCGGACGGCTTCGGCCCGCTGGCCGATCTGTATCCGGAAGAGGAGCGGGAGCTGATCGTGCTGCGCCAGAGCTACCGGTCGACGCGCCAGATCGTCGACTTCACCCGCAAGATGATGCCGGGCGGGGAGGAGATTCAGCCGTTCAACCGCGAAGGGGAGGAGCCGACCGTCACGCGGGCGGCCGATGCGGACGATCTGACGGCGAAAGTGCTCGACCGCCTGCACGAGCTGCAGGCGGAAGGGCACCGGACGGTGGCGGTGATCTGCAAGACGGCAGAGGAAAGCCGGGCGGCCTATGAGCGGCTGCAGGGGCGGGTCGAGGTGAAGCTGATCGGCAAGGAGACGGTGCATTTCGAACCGGGCCTTGTCGTCATCCCGGCCTATCTGGCGAAGGGCGTGGAGTTCGATGCGGTGATCCTCTATGACGCTTCACAGGAGCGGTACGGCCGGGAAAGCGAGCGCCGGCTGTTCTACACGGCCTGCACGCGGGCGATGCATGAGCTGCATCTGTTTTACATCGGGGAACCCAGTCTGTTTTTAGCGTGA